The following coding sequences lie in one Capnocytophaga stomatis genomic window:
- a CDS encoding calcium-translocating P-type ATPase, PMCA-type — translation MTEKNHYKGLSDAQVLENRQKFGNNSLTSVQGEPLWKQFLEKLSDPIIIILLVALVASFGVSCYEFFAGGEGFHVFLEPIGILFAIFLATGVAFYFELKANKQFEILNKVNDDILYKVIRNDNITQVLKNDIVVGDIIVLETGEEVPADGELLEAISLQINESTLTGEPVIHKTTNPEEFEAEATYPSNYICRGTSVVDGHCIFEVKQVGDNTEYGKVFEGVQIDNSVKTPLNEQLNKLAGIITKLSYGIALMVIIGRLLVYFSNSANLPIDWISFGGYFLNTVMIAITIIVVAVPEGLPMSVTLSLAYSMRSMMATNNLVRKMHACETMGATTVICTDKTGTLTQNQMKIYEVFFPNFKEMGDDKLSQIIAESMAINSTAYIDFSEKEKPQVLGNPTEGALLLWLNKQGKNYLPIREKADIINQLTFSTERKYMATFVKSPEAGKGILYVKGAPEIVMSFCHSANGLNSPVSQKDFEERLLQYQSQAMRTIGFAYKVFDEKTTVFENGKLAVNDLQFVGICAISDPVREDVPQAIKECLNAGIQVKIVTGDTSGTAKEIARQIGLWDETCSDRNMLTGTEFAEMNDEELTQRLGDLRVLSRARPLDKARLVNLLQQKNEVVAVTGDGTNDAPALKAAQVGLSMGDGTSVAKEASDITILDNSFTSIGKAVMWGRSLYLNIQRFILFQLTINVVACIIVLLGAFLGTESPLTVTQMLWVNLIMDTFAALALASLPPSKEVMNDLPRKRNTNIVTPVMSRIIFGVGGFFVVLLFGFVQYFKHTDIQSLTQFSISDYFRYFFDFSKVPNGLSAYELSLFFSIFVMLQFWNMFNAKAYRTGKSTLHQMSKSQGFMLIAFIIILGQIFITTFGGEMFNVTPLKTVDWLIIIGGTSFVLWLGEIGRFLNKGKTSQKSN, via the coding sequence AAATTTGGAAATAACTCACTTACCTCAGTTCAGGGCGAGCCTCTTTGGAAGCAGTTTTTGGAAAAACTCTCCGATCCTATCATAATTATTTTACTTGTGGCTTTGGTGGCTTCTTTCGGAGTTTCGTGCTATGAATTTTTTGCAGGAGGAGAAGGCTTTCACGTATTTTTGGAACCTATAGGCATTTTGTTTGCTATTTTTTTGGCAACAGGTGTAGCTTTTTATTTTGAGCTAAAAGCCAACAAACAATTTGAAATTCTTAATAAAGTAAATGACGATATTCTCTACAAAGTTATTCGTAACGACAATATTACGCAAGTGCTTAAAAATGATATAGTTGTAGGAGATATCATTGTTTTGGAAACCGGTGAAGAAGTTCCTGCTGATGGCGAACTTTTAGAAGCTATTTCATTGCAAATCAATGAATCAACTCTTACGGGAGAACCTGTGATACATAAAACTACAAATCCTGAAGAATTTGAGGCAGAGGCTACGTATCCTTCTAATTACATTTGCCGAGGTACTTCGGTTGTAGATGGGCATTGTATTTTTGAGGTAAAACAAGTAGGTGATAATACAGAATATGGAAAAGTTTTTGAGGGAGTTCAAATAGATAATTCAGTAAAAACGCCTTTAAATGAGCAACTTAACAAGCTTGCAGGTATCATTACCAAATTGAGTTACGGTATAGCTCTTATGGTAATTATTGGTCGATTGTTAGTTTATTTCTCAAATTCGGCAAATTTACCAATTGATTGGATTAGCTTCGGGGGATATTTCCTTAATACTGTGATGATTGCGATTACTATCATTGTGGTCGCTGTTCCCGAAGGTTTGCCTATGAGTGTTACCTTGAGCTTAGCGTATAGTATGCGTAGTATGATGGCTACCAACAACTTAGTTCGTAAGATGCACGCTTGCGAAACAATGGGAGCTACTACCGTGATTTGTACCGATAAAACGGGAACGCTTACTCAAAATCAGATGAAAATTTATGAAGTTTTCTTTCCTAATTTTAAAGAAATGGGAGATGATAAACTATCGCAAATTATAGCCGAGTCGATGGCAATAAATTCCACAGCTTATATTGATTTTTCCGAAAAAGAAAAACCGCAAGTTTTGGGAAATCCTACCGAAGGAGCGTTGCTGTTATGGTTAAATAAACAAGGAAAAAATTATCTTCCTATTCGAGAAAAAGCAGACATAATCAATCAGTTAACGTTTTCTACGGAACGCAAGTATATGGCAACTTTCGTGAAGTCGCCCGAGGCTGGAAAAGGTATTTTGTACGTGAAAGGAGCTCCTGAGATTGTGATGAGTTTTTGCCACTCAGCCAACGGATTGAATTCCCCAGTTTCGCAAAAAGATTTTGAAGAACGATTGCTGCAATATCAATCGCAAGCAATGCGTACAATTGGCTTTGCCTACAAGGTTTTTGATGAAAAAACGACCGTTTTTGAAAATGGAAAATTAGCCGTAAATGATTTGCAATTTGTTGGTATTTGTGCCATCAGCGACCCTGTAAGAGAGGACGTTCCGCAAGCAATAAAAGAATGTTTAAATGCTGGAATTCAGGTTAAAATAGTAACGGGAGATACTTCAGGAACTGCCAAAGAAATTGCCCGACAAATAGGACTTTGGGATGAAACTTGTTCCGATAGAAATATGCTTACAGGAACTGAGTTTGCTGAGATGAATGATGAGGAATTAACACAGCGATTGGGTGATTTGCGTGTACTTTCAAGAGCTCGCCCGTTAGATAAAGCCCGATTAGTCAATTTGTTACAACAGAAAAATGAAGTGGTAGCGGTAACGGGTGACGGAACCAATGACGCTCCTGCACTCAAGGCGGCTCAAGTAGGGCTTTCAATGGGCGATGGAACTTCGGTTGCTAAAGAAGCCAGTGATATTACCATTTTGGATAACTCGTTTACCAGTATCGGGAAAGCAGTTATGTGGGGACGTTCGCTATATTTGAATATTCAACGTTTCATATTGTTTCAGTTGACAATCAATGTTGTAGCTTGTATTATCGTACTTCTTGGGGCATTTTTAGGAACAGAATCACCTCTTACGGTTACACAAATGCTTTGGGTAAATTTGATTATGGACACCTTTGCAGCTTTGGCATTGGCGTCACTTCCGCCAAGTAAAGAGGTAATGAATGACCTTCCAAGAAAAAGAAATACAAATATTGTAACTCCCGTGATGTCTCGAATTATTTTTGGAGTGGGAGGATTTTTTGTAGTTCTGCTTTTCGGATTCGTACAATACTTTAAGCATACGGATATTCAGTCGCTTACGCAATTTTCTATTTCTGATTATTTCAGATACTTTTTTGATTTTTCAAAAGTGCCGAACGGACTTAGTGCATATGAATTATCGCTGTTTTTCTCTATTTTCGTGATGCTTCAATTCTGGAATATGTTCAATGCGAAAGCCTATCGGACAGGAAAGAGCACTTTGCACCAAATGTCAAAAAGTCAAGGTTTTATGTTGATTGCCTTTATAATAATTTTAGGACAAATTTTTATCACGACCTTTGGAGGAGAAATGTTCAACGTTACACCTTTAAAAACAGTTGATTGGCTAATAATCATAGGAGGAACAAGTTTCGTTCTTTGGTTGGGAGAAATTGGTCGTTTTCTTAACAAGGGAAAAACATCACAAAAAAGTAATTAG
- a CDS encoding DUF2975 domain-containing protein: MRKVFILKTILDLLFILSLFGVLSFISFFMEDTIKVNGYNVTAGTLSAKIVLCFWYIGYLLFVYGIYLFRKTAYLFLRVRIFNEKVIKNLNKIGILLIIITICTDVSLMIYSAIEHKNIGFRLDTNPVLFKIAVGLLFMTLSEVLKISTRMKEENELTI, encoded by the coding sequence ATGCGAAAAGTATTTATTTTAAAAACTATTCTTGATTTATTATTTATTTTGTCTCTTTTCGGAGTTTTGAGTTTTATTTCATTCTTTATGGAAGACACTATTAAAGTAAACGGCTATAATGTTACTGCTGGCACATTGTCTGCCAAAATTGTACTGTGTTTTTGGTATATTGGATATCTTTTGTTTGTCTATGGAATCTATCTTTTCAGAAAAACTGCATATTTATTCCTCCGAGTACGAATTTTTAATGAAAAGGTAATCAAGAACTTGAATAAAATAGGAATTCTACTGATAATCATAACTATATGTACAGACGTTTCTTTAATGATTTATAGTGCCATAGAACATAAAAATATAGGATTCCGATTAGATACAAACCCTGTGTTGTTTAAAATAGCTGTAGGCTTGTTATTTATGACTTTGAGTGAAGTGCTTAAAATAAGCACACGAATGAAGGAAGAAAACGAATTAACGATTTGA
- a CDS encoding helix-turn-helix domain-containing protein, which translates to MPIIVNLDVMMARRKISLNELSEKVGLTLSNLSILKTGKAKAIRFSTLEAICKALDCQPADILEYKEEE; encoded by the coding sequence ATGCCGATTATTGTAAATTTAGATGTGATGATGGCAAGGCGAAAAATATCGTTAAACGAGCTTTCGGAAAAAGTAGGCTTAACGCTTTCCAATCTTTCTATTTTGAAAACAGGAAAAGCCAAAGCCATCCGATTCAGCACACTCGAAGCCATCTGTAAAGCCCTTGATTGTCAGCCTGCCGATATTTTGGAATACAAGGAAGAAGAGTAA
- a CDS encoding family 20 glycosylhydrolase, producing MKHFMIIALCVFSWMGTAQNAKPFVIPELSQWQEAKGNFTISEKTSLSADAKSAEVMQAFADDFKAMFGKILKVNNSKSDIHFEIHPDILKDKGEEAYQIEIGKQVKVSANSSKGLYWATRTLLQLSEQSFDLPCGTIVDYPQYPFRGFMLDVGRKFFTLDYLKSVVKLMAYYKMNTFQIHLNDNGFKKFFNEDWDKTYSAFRLESTTFPGLAAKDGHYTKEEFRQLQIDALKQGVTIIPEIDAPAHTLAFAHYLPEIGSDKYGKDHVDLFNPKTYEFFDKLFKEYLEGENPVFVNPLVHIGTDEYSNKDPEVVEKFRYFTDYYIKYIESFGKKAALWGALTHAKGETPVKVKDVLMFCWYNGFAQPRDMISLGYDVVSVPDGWIYIVPQAGYYYDYLNIKKLYESWTPATIGNEVFEENHPQIKGGMFAVWNDHVGNGISQQDVYHRLFPAMQTLSVKMWNGKNTTVPFADFDKKRHLLSEAPMVNVLGRPAKSEKGVVFELKNPEKGKELGQALTDIGYDYRVTFYINAKSNPKGTALFTSDYATFYLSDPKSGKVGFSRDGYNYQFNYFLPTNKKLKIIVKGTNKSTSLYINDELIETLEIVPHKDDAHLDKPRKWVQTLVFPLKKLEHFNGKITDLKVEYLK from the coding sequence ATGAAACATTTTATGATTATCGCACTGTGTGTGTTCTCTTGGATGGGGACGGCACAAAACGCCAAACCTTTTGTAATTCCTGAGCTTAGCCAATGGCAAGAAGCAAAAGGCAATTTCACGATTTCCGAAAAAACATCGCTTTCGGCAGATGCAAAGTCGGCAGAAGTTATGCAAGCCTTCGCTGACGATTTCAAGGCAATGTTCGGGAAAATATTAAAAGTAAATAATTCAAAATCAGACATTCATTTTGAAATCCATCCCGATATTTTGAAAGACAAAGGCGAGGAAGCTTATCAAATCGAAATCGGGAAACAGGTAAAAGTCAGTGCAAATTCTTCCAAAGGACTATATTGGGCAACACGCACCTTATTGCAACTTTCGGAACAGTCTTTTGACCTGCCTTGCGGAACTATTGTGGATTATCCGCAGTATCCGTTCCGTGGTTTTATGCTTGATGTGGGCAGAAAATTCTTCACATTGGATTATCTCAAATCGGTGGTAAAACTGATGGCTTACTACAAGATGAATACTTTCCAAATTCACCTGAACGACAATGGTTTCAAGAAATTCTTCAATGAAGATTGGGACAAAACCTATTCTGCATTTCGTTTGGAAAGCACCACTTTCCCCGGACTTGCGGCAAAAGACGGGCATTACACCAAAGAAGAATTTCGCCAGCTTCAAATTGATGCTCTAAAACAAGGAGTTACCATCATTCCTGAAATCGACGCTCCGGCACACACTTTGGCTTTTGCACACTATCTGCCCGAAATTGGTAGCGACAAATATGGCAAAGACCACGTGGATTTGTTCAACCCAAAAACATACGAGTTTTTCGATAAATTGTTCAAAGAATATCTGGAAGGCGAAAATCCCGTTTTCGTAAATCCGTTGGTGCATATCGGTACGGACGAATACAGCAACAAAGACCCCGAAGTCGTGGAAAAATTCCGCTATTTTACGGATTATTACATCAAATACATTGAAAGTTTCGGCAAGAAAGCAGCTCTTTGGGGAGCTTTGACCCACGCCAAAGGTGAAACTCCCGTAAAAGTGAAAGACGTGCTGATGTTTTGCTGGTACAACGGATTTGCGCAACCTCGCGATATGATTTCCTTGGGATACGATGTGGTTAGTGTTCCGGACGGATGGATATACATCGTTCCGCAAGCGGGATATTATTATGATTACTTGAATATCAAAAAATTATACGAAAGTTGGACGCCTGCCACCATCGGCAATGAAGTTTTCGAAGAGAACCATCCTCAAATTAAAGGCGGAATGTTTGCCGTTTGGAATGACCACGTAGGGAACGGAATCAGCCAGCAGGACGTTTATCATCGCTTATTTCCGGCAATGCAAACACTTTCCGTAAAGATGTGGAACGGAAAAAACACTACAGTTCCTTTTGCTGATTTCGACAAAAAACGTCATTTGCTTAGCGAAGCTCCTATGGTAAATGTGCTCGGTCGTCCTGCAAAAAGCGAAAAAGGAGTGGTTTTTGAACTTAAAAATCCCGAAAAAGGCAAGGAATTGGGGCAAGCACTAACCGATATCGGATATGATTATCGCGTAACTTTCTATATCAATGCGAAAAGCAACCCAAAAGGAACAGCTTTGTTCACTTCCGATTATGCAACATTCTATTTGTCAGACCCTAAAAGTGGAAAAGTAGGTTTTAGTCGTGACGGATATAACTATCAATTTAATTATTTTCTTCCAACAAATAAAAAGCTGAAAATCATTGTTAAAGGAACCAACAAATCGACTTCATTGTACATAAATGATGAACTTATCGAAACTTTGGAAATCGTTCCTCACAAAGACGATGCTCATTTGGATAAACCTCGAAAATGGGTACAAACTTTGGTTTTTCCGCTTAAAAAACTGGAACATTTCAACGGAAAAATCACCGATTTGAAAGTGGAATATTTGAAATAA
- the asnA gene encoding aspartate--ammonia ligase: MSYLIKPKDYTPLLDLQQTELGIQKIKDFFQANLSAELRLRRVTAPLFVLQGTGLNDDLSGVERAVNFPIKDMDDKRAEVVHSLAKWKRVMLADYNIEKGYGIYTDMNAIRADEELGNLHSLYVDQWDWEMVISEQQRNITFLKDIVRRIYATLLRTEYLVCESFSKIKPILPPEIHFIHSEELLQRFPNLTPKQREAAIAKELKAVFIIGIGGKLSNGEKHDGRAPDYDDWSSFSGDFAGINGDIILWNPILELPFEISSMGIRVDKEALLRQLKIEQKEDRLGLYFHQRLINGTLPLSIGGGIGQSRLCMFLLHKAHIGEIQASIWSDEMRNECKEWNIPLI; the protein is encoded by the coding sequence ATGAGTTATTTAATAAAACCTAAAGACTATACTCCCCTTTTAGATTTACAACAAACCGAATTGGGAATTCAGAAAATAAAGGATTTTTTTCAAGCTAACTTATCCGCCGAACTTCGATTACGCAGAGTTACCGCTCCTTTGTTCGTTTTGCAAGGAACAGGACTTAATGACGATTTGAGTGGCGTGGAACGTGCTGTCAATTTCCCAATTAAAGATATGGATGACAAACGTGCCGAAGTAGTACACTCGCTGGCTAAGTGGAAACGCGTAATGCTTGCCGATTATAACATCGAAAAAGGTTACGGAATTTATACCGATATGAATGCTATCCGTGCCGATGAAGAACTCGGAAACTTGCATTCGCTTTATGTTGACCAATGGGATTGGGAAATGGTAATTTCAGAACAACAACGCAATATTACCTTTCTGAAAGACATCGTACGTCGTATCTATGCCACGTTATTACGTACAGAATATTTGGTTTGCGAAAGTTTCTCAAAAATAAAACCCATATTACCTCCCGAAATCCATTTTATTCATTCGGAAGAACTTTTGCAAAGATTCCCGAACCTCACTCCCAAACAACGAGAAGCTGCTATCGCCAAAGAACTAAAAGCAGTTTTTATCATAGGCATTGGCGGAAAACTTTCCAATGGAGAAAAACACGACGGACGTGCACCCGATTACGATGATTGGAGCAGTTTTTCCGGTGATTTTGCAGGAATAAATGGCGACATTATCCTTTGGAATCCTATTTTAGAACTTCCTTTTGAAATTTCTTCAATGGGAATACGAGTTGATAAGGAAGCATTGCTTCGGCAATTGAAAATTGAACAAAAAGAAGACCGATTGGGATTATATTTTCACCAGCGATTAATAAACGGAACGCTTCCGCTTTCTATAGGAGGAGGTATTGGTCAATCCAGATTGTGTATGTTTTTGCTTCACAAGGCACATATTGGTGAAATTCAAGCAAGTATATGGTCTGACGAAATGCGTAACGAATGCAAAGAATGGAATATCCCTCTGATTTAA
- the metF gene encoding methylenetetrahydrofolate reductase [NAD(P)H] — translation MKVTEHIAKAKGKTLFSFEIVPPKKGNNIEELYRNIEPLIEFKPPFIDVTTSREEYFYKEHPNGLLEKKITRMRPGTVGICSAIKYKYGIDTVPHVLCGGFTKEETEYLLVDCFYLGINNVMALRGDAMKEERYFQPTKNGHTYAMELVKQIKDLSKGKYLHDVIETDYGADFCIGVAGYPEKHIEAPSMSFDLARLKEKVNAGADYIVTQMFFDNQKYFDFVEKVRLAGIDVPIIPGIKPITTKRHISLLPQVFKLDLPEELVSELEKCKTNSEVKQVGIEWAIHQSKELKNYGVPTLHYYSMGKSDGIVDIVSKVF, via the coding sequence ATGAAGGTAACAGAGCATATTGCCAAAGCCAAAGGGAAGACGCTTTTTTCTTTTGAGATTGTTCCGCCCAAAAAAGGAAATAATATTGAGGAACTTTATAGGAATATCGAGCCACTTATTGAGTTCAAACCTCCTTTCATTGATGTTACTACATCGCGTGAGGAGTATTTTTATAAGGAACATCCTAACGGGTTGTTAGAAAAGAAAATCACTCGTATGCGTCCCGGAACGGTGGGAATATGCTCTGCCATAAAATACAAATACGGAATCGATACGGTGCCACACGTGCTTTGCGGAGGTTTTACAAAAGAAGAGACTGAATATCTGTTGGTTGATTGTTTTTATCTGGGTATCAATAATGTAATGGCACTGCGAGGCGACGCAATGAAGGAAGAACGTTACTTTCAGCCTACTAAAAACGGACATACCTACGCTATGGAACTGGTAAAGCAAATCAAGGATTTAAGCAAAGGAAAATATCTGCACGACGTAATTGAAACCGACTACGGAGCCGATTTCTGCATCGGGGTGGCAGGATATCCTGAAAAGCACATAGAGGCTCCTTCGATGTCTTTTGATTTGGCTCGGCTCAAAGAAAAGGTAAATGCAGGTGCGGATTATATTGTAACTCAAATGTTTTTTGACAATCAAAAATATTTTGATTTCGTGGAAAAGGTGCGTTTGGCTGGCATTGACGTTCCTATCATTCCTGGTATCAAGCCCATTACCACTAAAAGGCATATCAGTTTGCTTCCACAGGTTTTCAAACTTGATTTGCCCGAAGAATTGGTAAGCGAACTCGAAAAATGCAAAACCAATAGCGAAGTGAAACAGGTGGGCATTGAGTGGGCAATTCACCAAAGCAAAGAACTTAAAAACTATGGCGTACCCACGCTTCACTATTATTCTATGGGAAAATCGGACGGAATCGTGGATATTGTTTCCAAAGTTTTTTAA